GGCCGCAGTGCATGCGGCGAAAAAGCACCGGGAGATGTTTGGTCAGACTGGTACCGAAGGGCTTACGGCTTTGCAACAGGAAATTTACAATTATATTAAGGAGCAGGGCAAAGCAACCAGACCGGAATTAATGGCTCATTTCAAACTGCCGGAGTGGGAACTGGAAAAACAGTTTTCTATCTTGCGTCATTGTGAACTGGTAAAGGGAAGAAAAGAGGAAGACCAGATATACCTAGTTCCCTTTGACTCTTAACTTTCACCAAAAACCGTTCTTACTTGGGATGATTATGGCAAAATTACCGTTCCACAGGTCTTAGGGGTCAATTACTTAAATAATTTGTTAAGCCAAGTGGGCTGCAGCATGCAGTAAGCTTTTGGTATAGTTGTTTTCCGGTTGGTTTATAATCTTATGGGTAAAACCTTGTTCCACGATGCTGCCGTTTTTCATTATTGCCAGGCGGTCACTGATTTTTCTGGCCAGAGCAATATCGTGGGTAATAAACAGAACCGCCAATCCCCGTTTATCCTGCAAGTTGAGAAGCAGTTTCACGATTTTAGCCTGAACGCTGGCATCAAGGGCTGAGGTAGGTTCGTCGGCGATTAATATTTTCGGACTCAAAGCCAGCGCCCGGGCGATAACCACCCGTTGTGCTTCGCCGCCGCTGAGTTGATGGGGGTATTTGCGAAGAAACTCGTCGCTGGCCGGGAGTTCAACTTCCGCCAGCAATAGCTTTACTAACGTCAGTCTTTCCTTCTCGCTGCCGCGCCGCTGGATATCCAGCGGCTCTTTTATTGCCTGCAGTACATTCAGCCGGTGGCTAAGGGCCTCCTTGGGATTTTGGAATACCATTTGCACTTGTTGATAAAACCAACTGTCATGGCAGGCTACGATTTGACCGTCAAGGGCAATACGGCCGGCTTCAGCCGTTAGCAGGCCCATGATGGATTTGGCTACCGTCGTTTTGCCTGAACCGCTTTCCCCCACCAGGGCGAGAGTTTCCCCTTCGTATAATGTTAAACTAAGATTATCGACTACTTTGCGGTTACCAAAAATCTTGGTGAGACCGGCTACCTCCAGCAAGGGGACAATACCGCCGCGATGGCAAGCCAGCAACCGACTGCTGTCAAGTTTAAGCTGGGGGACCACGGTCAGGCATACCGGCAGATGCTGAGTACATCTGGGGTGAAACGGGCAACCGGAAACACCGTGTTCCATTTGTCCCGGGATACCTTGCAAGTCCTTGACTGTGGTCATATTGGGAAAGGATCGGAGCAGACCCCGCGTATACGGATGACGCGGGTTATCCATTACCACGGCGATAGGTCCGGTTTCAACAACCCTGCCGCCATACAGTACAGTGACGGAATCGGCCAACTCAGCGGCAGTGGTAAGGTCATGGGTGATCAAGATGGTTGCTATTTCCGCCGTAACCCGTTTCAGTAAAGTGAGTATTTCCTGTTTGGTAAGGGGATCTAAAGAAGCTGTGGGTTCATCAAGAATCAAGATTTGAGGCTGATTGACAAGCGCCATGGCGATTAACGCCCGTTGCTTTTCGCCGCCGCTTAGTTCATGAGGGAAGGATTTTCCCTGGCGTTCATTCAAACCGATATTGCTTATCACTTCCCACGCCCGCTCAGTGGCGGAAGCCGGCGTAATATTTTCGTGGACTAAAATAGCTTCCGCCACTTGTTCAACGATGGAGTATAAAGGATGAAGATAGTTATCCGTATTCTGAAAAACCATGGCGATTTGTTTTCCCCGGATATGTCGGAGTTCCGGTTCGCTAAGGGTTAGGAGATTTTGACCTGACCAGTAAATTTCGCCGCCGGCTTGCCCGCCGGTTAAGCCCAAAATGCTAAGGCCCAAGGTGGTTTTACCTGCTCCCGATTCACCGATAACAGCCATTATCTGATTTGGTAACAGTGTGAGATTTATCTCCCGTAAGACGGGGATCTTATCAAAACATACAGTTAAATTTTTGATAGCCAGAAGTTCTGCCGATACTTGCATAATTTACCTCTTTTCCATGCGTAAACGCGGGTTGAAAACGGTTTCAAAAGTGTAGCCAGTAAAGACCAGACCGGTGATTGTCAGCGAAACAGCCAAACCGGCCGGTAGCAGACACCATTGCCAGACGTCCAGATAGATAAAAGGCAGCGCCTGTTGTATCATTTTACCCCAACTGATTAACGCCGGGTCGCTGACTCCCAGGAAAGATAGGCCGGCTTCCATAAAAATAGCCCGTCTGGCATTATTGATGATAATGGCAATAAGGATTGGTCCCAGGTCAAGCAGTATATGCCGTAACAGTAAATATCGCCAATTAGCGCCGAATGTTCTGGCAGCGGCATAAGACATACGGCTTTTGAGACTTAAAGTTTGCGCTCGGATGATCCGGGCCCCGGACGGCCAGACAAAGGTTGCGAGGAGAAGAATTAGCAAGAGAATATTTGGTTTTAAATAGGCGGCTGTCAGGATCATGAGGATTACCGGCGGTATGACTAGCAAGATATCAATGAAGCGCAGGCAAAACTCTTCATAGACGCCGCCAAACATGGCTGACGTGCCGCCAATAAGAAGGCTTAACGCGGCGCTGAGAAAAGCGGCGCCAGCTGCCACCAGCAAAGAGGTTCGGGCGCCATATACAAGCTGGGACCAGATGTCTTGGCCTACATCATTGGTACCCAGCCAGTATTTAGCGGATGGCGGGTGGAATATATCGCCGGTGTAAGCTGAAGGCCGGAATTGAGTTAAAAACGGAGCCAGCGTAGCTGCCAAGATTACCAGGGTAAGGATACATAGACCAATCTGACCGAAACGGTTGTGAAATAGTTCTCTATTGTAACGAATATGCACTCTCCGGTCCTCCTGCCTCCTGTTAACTTTGGGTTCTTGGGTCGAGTCTCGCGTATAAAAAGTCTGTTAAATAATTAATTATCAGCACGATGATGGTTATCAACAGCAAAATGCCTTGGAGTAGGGGATAGTCGCGAGTCATTAGCGCTTTGTAGAGCAAAGTGCCCATGCCGGGATAGACAAACACGACTTCAATTAATAACACGCTGCTTATCAGGTGGCCGAAATTAAGTCCGGTGGCTGTGACCACCGGCAGCAAAGCGCAACGTCCGGCGTGACGGTAGCGCAAGGAATAATCCGGGCAGCCTTTGGCTCTGGCAGTCCGGATGAAAGCTTCACCCATTACGGTTACCATAGTATTGCGGGTCAGCAAATAAGTTGCGGTCAGGTGGACCATCACCAGGGAAGTGAGCGGCAGCACAAGATGGTGCAGGATATCCAATGCAATAGCCGGTCCCGTATAGCCGCTGTATGGTGTCATCGCTCCGGACAAAGGAAGCAAACGTAAAGAGACTGAAAAAGTCAGCAGTAAAATAATGCCGAAGAAAAAATTAGGCAAGCCGCTGAAGATCATTATTCCGCCTAAAAAATACCGGTCCAGACTACTGTTACGGCGATAACCCGATTCAATGCCGAGAATAATTCCGGCCAGGGTGGAAAGAATAAGGGCCGAACCAGCCAACAGGACGGTCCAGGGGAGGAACCCGGCGATCAGGCCTGTAACCGGGGCGTTATAAAAATAGGAATATCCCAAGTCAGCTCTGGCTAATGATAATATATAGGCGGCAAACTGTTCGTCTAAAGACCGGTCAAGGGAAAAATGCTGAATTAATTCTGCCTGCAGTTCCGGCGTCATATTGGTTAGCGCTTCGTCGCCATATATTGCGTGCAGCGGGTCGCCGGGCAGCAAACGCGGCAAGAGGAAGTTCAAAACAAAAATGATACATAAAGCAATTAGATAGTTAGTTGTGATTTTTGCATTTGGCATTGTATAAGCTCCTGTGATTCTTGCAGTTATTTAATAAACGACAGCTTGTTCAACGGCATGGGAACGCCGGAACCAATACCTTGTTTGGTAAAGAATAAGGTTGTTTTGGGATTATAGGCATAGTACCATGTGGGATAGTACAAAGGCAAGGCGGGGACTTCACTTGCATATGCCGCCTGCACTTGGTCAATCAACTGCCGGCGTGCAATTATGTCCATAACGGCCACCTGTTTGCTGAGCAGGGCCGCCAATGTTTCGTTCGCCTGGAAGCGGGCGCTGTTGAAGCCTTTGCCGATAATGTTTTTTGTCAGATAATCCGGGTCGGCGCCCAAGCCGCCGTGTCCATTTAAAGCCAGTTCAAATTTCCAGTCATTGAGGCGGCTGTCGAGGGTTTTGGATTCCAATGTACGCAGGCTGACTTTGATGCCGATTTTCTCCAACTGGGACTTAACAAACTCTCCCTGACGCTCGCCGGGATAGCCGATTATACCGCCATTGCCCACCAGTAGTTCAACCTCCAGCGGTACGCCGTTCTTTTCCAGGTACGGACCGTTTTTGGCATAGCCTAGACTGCTTAAGATATTTTGAGCTTTGGCTGGGTCATAGGAGTAAAGATCTTTTAGCGACGGATTAAACCAGTCGTTGTCGGACGGGACTAAACCGGGACTTGCAGCTAGTCCCTGACCGCGTAAGGTTGTTTCAATGAGAGAACTTCGGTCAATGGCATCGGCCAGCGCTTGACGAAATTCTTTATTATTGAAGGGCTCTTGTCGGTGATTAATAACCAGCTTGGCCACCCAGTCATGAGGCATGGTCAAAATTTTAAGACCGGTCTGCGCCAATGGTTTTACAAGTTCTGCCGGCACTTGGGCCATATCGACTTGGCCCTGCTTGAGCGCGGCGGCCGCCATCTCCATGTTCATTTTGACCATTTTTATCCGGCGGAATTTAGGCTTTCCCTGATAGTACCCGTCGTAGGCTTCATATAAATAAGAGCCGTGTTCCTTGCTGTAATCAATGGCTTTAAACGGGCCGGCGCCAATTAAGGCTTCTTTTTGTTGGAAATGCACCGGATCATTCACATTCTTCCAAATATGTTCAGGCAGGATCGGCACCGTGCCGGCGATGACGTCGAGAAAAGGAGCATAGGGACCATGCAGGTAAAACTTCACTTCATATTCATTTAAGGCTTCTATTTGTTTGATCATACTGGTGTCGGTAGTTTGGTAAGGATGGATCTTCAGATATTCATACGTAAATACCACGTCTTTGGCCGTGAACTTCTGACCATCATGCCAGGTGGCATTTTTTTGCAAATGGAATATATAGGAGATTTCATCCTGGTTATAGTCCCAAGTAGCCGCCAAAGCGGGAATGTAGCCTTGGTCATCCTTCCATACCAAGGTATCAAAGATAAGGCTCATACGCACATACCCGGGACCGCGGGCGTAGTGGGTGAAAGGTGAGGGAAAACCATAATCGCCTGTAGGATCGGCAACGGTAAATATCAAATTGTCGGCGCCGGTTGAAGCGGTATTGTTCGGTTGCTGATTGCCGCAGCCCTGAACCAGGAATGAAAAAGCGATCAGGCATATAAAGACTAGTATTGTCTGCCGCTGATAATTCAACCTTACCACCCCCTAGTGTATTCTTCAGTACAGGCCAGGCAGGCAATTTTGCCCTTCGTGAGACGGGCGCGGGAGCAGTGGCCGTGAAATTCGATAGCCTTTTGGTAGTCGGCAGGATGGTTTGAATGCATTTACATACCTCCGGTTGTCATGTAATAAAAATAATGACGGGAAATAAAAAAAGGCATGAACAACTACAGGAGTGTCTGCTCCGGTAGAAGGCTTCATACCTTCAATTTCCGCATATTAATCTCTTATATTAATTATCCTATGAAATACTCGGAAATGTCAATGATTTTTGTGCTATTTTGTGTGCTATCTTCAGACTTCCGAAGACCTTACAAATTGATCAAGACGGATGATTTTTCTGTTGAAAAAACTTAATAAAGGAAAGTATTTTTTATGCTTAACTTGATGCCAAACGCTTAAAGCGCTATAAACATATCACACCTATTGACGTAAGCCCATTGATTATATACAATATTCATGAAATATATTTCTTAATTTGAGGTGAACTATGTCCCGCCCATTCAAGGAAAAAACCGTTCGACTTTTACCGCCTATATCCGATTTTAAACCGGCTGGTATTCCGATGCGGCAAATGGAAACCGTTATACTAACCATTGACGAAATGGAAGCTATCCGTCTGGCTGACGTCGAAAAGCTGAGCCAAGCCGCAGCCGCCGAACAAATGGGTGTGTCCGGTTCAACATTCAATCGTGTTTTAATGCGGGCGCATCAAAAAGTTGGCATTGCCCTTTGGCAAGGAAAAGCTTTACGGATTGAAGGTGGAAATTTCCGTGTTTCTCATTCCTGTCATAACAAGTTACGCCATTTTATATGTCAAAACTGCGGTAATGAGTGGGCAATACCTTATGGGAACGGACAGCGGGGCTCTGACCTTATTTGTCCGTTGTGCTCTTCTGCTGATGTCATGAGAAAGGAATGATATAATGATAAAACCATACTCCTATACTAAGCTTTTTTCATTCGCCTGTTGCTTGTTTAGTGGTGGCAGCTATGGCCTTCATGGTCATGGTCGCAAGCATTGCCGGCATCGGTAAGTTCACCGCGCAGATAGAGGGCGGCAAGATTTTCCGGTGTGTCTGAAGGTGCGCCGCACAGGACTTTTATACCGCGTTGGCGGAAAATGGCCTGGGCTGCTTCGCCCATACCGCCGACCAAAATATCAGTGCAGCCTTGGTCTGCCACCCAGTTGGGGATGATGCCGGGGGCATGGGGAGGCGGGTTTAAGGTTTCGTGATTCGTAATTTTGCCGTTAGATACAGTTATGATGGCAAATTGTTCGCAATGGCCAAAATGGGCGCAAAGTTTTCCGCCGGCTAGGGGAATGGCAATTTTCATAGTTGAGTCAACACCTTTCTGTTTATTGGGACGTTGATGAATTATACGATCTACAATACGCTGCATTTCTTCTTTGGTATGACTGGCTAGACTGTCCATGGTCTGACCGGCATCGCCGGCGGTCACTACACCAGGGTCGATCGGCAGTCGTCCCAAAAAAGAAATACCCCAGTCGGAGGCGGTTTTTTCGCCGCCGCCGCTTTTGAATATGGCATGCAAACTGCCGCAACCGGGACATACAAAACCGCTCATATTCTCAATGATGCCCAAAATCGGCATATTAACTCTTTGACAAAATTGAATGGATTTTCGTACATCCGCCAAGGCAATTTCTTGCGGAGTGGTTACTATGACAGCCTGACAGCCGGTAACTGTCTGGGCTACAGTCAGCGGCTCATCGCCGGTTCCGGGCGGACTGTCAATAATGAGATAATCCAGCGGTCCCCAATTTACATCCGCCAGAAACTGACGAATGATACCGATTTTTACCGGGCCACGCCAGATGAGGGGATCATCAGGATATTCCAGTAGTCCTTGAATGGACAATACTTTCAGATTCTCGGTATAGAGGTAAGGCTGAATCTGATTATTCACCGTATTCATTCTTAGGCCGGTGAGCCCTAAAAGTCCGGCGATGCTTGGACCATGCACATCTACGTCCAGCAGGCCGACTTTATAGCCCTGTTTGCTCAGAAATACAGCCAGGTTTGTGGCGACCGTGCTTTTGCCGACGCCGCCCTTACCACTCATAACAACTAATTTGTGATCTACATTTTCCAGAAACCGGTTGATTTTTTGGCTTTGTAGTTCAAATTCTTGATCAGATGAGTTGCATGACATGCTAAAATCCATCTCCTTACTTATTCTACTTATTTATATCCAGAGCATTTGGTGCGGCAATAGGACTCAACTTACCATCCAGAAAGGCTGCCAGGACATCTTCTACAGTACCGCGGGTATCGTTGGACGAATACATTTCGACTTTTCCGGCCGTAAGCACTTTATAGGCTTTAGGGCCGACATAGCCGGTAATGAGTATGCCGGCGCCTGCCTTTGCCAGGGTTTGGGCCGACTGAATGCCGGCGCCGTGGGCTGCCTCCAGGTTTTGCGTATTGGGGAAACTTTCCCAGGCGCCATTTTCCTGATCATACACCATGAAATAAGCAGCCCGGCCAAAGCGGGAGTCGACTGCAGCCTGACGGACATCGCCGTGAGACGTGATGGCAATTTTCATAGAGTGTTTTCCTCGCTTCCCTTTTTGATACCAAAAGAATTTATTTTGCGAAAGATCCGGCTGATGATAGAGTCGATAGGGTTAATATCTAATAACTTCGAAAGATTGTACCATAACTCTAAAATTTTTTCCTGTACTTCGGAATTATTTGTGTCCATTACTGTTTTTTCAGCTTGCAAAGCTGTATTGAAAACATCGCTGTAAGGAATGTTCCCGACTACCGGTACTTTTTTTTTGCTGCACCAGGCGATGAGAGTATGAGTATTTAGAGAATTTAGGGTGGATTTATTTATGCATACGGCCATTGGTAATTGAAAATGCCGGATCAGTTCCCACAGACGTTGTAAATCATGCATGCTGGCCAAAGTGGGTTCGACAACTGCCAACACTAAACTGGCACCTGACAGAGCGGCGATGGCCGGGCAGCCAATGCCGGGCGGTCCGTCGGTGATAATGAGTGGCAAGTGATGAGCTATTGCGATCTTCTTTGCTTCTTGCCGCACCTTACTGACCAATTTACCCGAGTTTTCCACCGACATACCCGGTTCAGCGTGGATTAACCGGCCCAAGCGGGTATCAGAGACAAACCATTGGCCGGCTTTCTTATCATGCATGGCAATGGCATGTTCCGGGCAGTTAAAGGCGCATACGCCGCAGCCCTCGCAATGTAAAGGAGTAGTAATAATACCGGCGGTGATGGCTCCGAAGCGGCATAAACCGGTACATTTGCCGCAGTGAGTACAGTTCTGTGCGTCGACATGGGGTTCAAAACCGGCTGTGAATGGATGGATTTCCCGGATGACAGCGCTGCTGATTAAATGAAAGTTAGCGGCATCAACATCACAGTCAGCCAGGACCTTTTGCGGCGCCAGAAAAGCGAGAGCGGCGCTAATGCTGGTTTTGCCGGTACCGCCTTTGCCGCTGACAATAACTAATTCTTTCATGCTCCCATATTCCTTTCCTTCACCAGTTGCTGCCAGATGGCAGCGGCAATAGCCTGAAATTCGTCGGGTATCATGCCGGCAGCATACTGTTGGGCCAAAGAAAGACTGTGGGGGATTTTGGCCAATACCGGTATTTGACGGTTATGACACAAAGCTTCGATGCTTTCATCGCCGGCGGCTGTATCGCTTTTATTAATAACCACGCCTGCCGGTAGCTGAAGCAGGCGGGTAATGTTCATAGCTAATTCCAGGTCATGTCCGCCGAAAGGCGTTGGCTCCGTAACCAGTATGCAAAAGTCGCTGTCGATGATAGCATTGACCATGGAGCAGGCGGTACCGGGCGGACAGTCCAGCAGGATATCACCGGCGAGAAGGAATGCTTTGGACTTGACTGCCTTTATCAACGGTACGGCGCTGGGAACGCCAACGTGCAGTGCGCCACTGACGAGATGAACGTTCGGCAGTGGCGTGGCTACTCCGGCGGTGATGGTGCCAATGCGTTTTTTGTCTTCGAAAATTGCGCCACTTGGACAGGCAAGCAAACATCCGCCACAGCTGTGGCACAATTCGTCAAACAACAAAGCTTTACCACCGGCAACCGCAATGGCGTTAAACAGGCAGACTGCCGAGCAAGCGCCGCATCCGTTGCAGCGGTCGCTGTCAATGTGCGGGACCATGATGGCAACATCCTGTCCGGGAGTTTGCCATTCCGGTTTGAGAAACAAATGACAGTTCGGTTCTTCCACGTCACAGTCAATCAAGGTAATATGAGGGTGAGCGGCAGCGAGCAGTAGGGCCAGTGTCGTTTTACCAGTTCCGCCCTTGCCGCTGGCAATGCTGATAAGCATGGCTTTCTCCTTATGAATAAAAAATAGGCTCTTCACCCTGTAAAGGTAAAGGTGAAATGGGTTAAGTCCGTTCCTGTTTATGCGGCGAAGAGCCGGCAGCCTGCCGATTACTCAACCTTACGGTTTTTACTTGCTAAGTTGCGCAGGTTAGCTGCTTGTTCTTCCAGACGGGCTGCTTGTTCTTTAAGTACTTCCGGGTTGGTAGCAGTATTGCCGGCCAATCCGAAACAACGACCGAACCCACGCCCAAAACCGCCTCTCATGCCGCGAACAAAGCCGGAGAAAATGCCCATGCCCCGGCAATTGCCACACATTTGATCCATAGATCCGGTACCCCAAGGTCCGGTTCCATCTCCTCTAGGCATAGTATTCACCCCCTTTCAGACAATTATGAAATATATATCATAATCGAAATAAAAAAAATTATATATCCGCTAAATGAATCCTGCACACCTCTTGCGATTAAGAGATATATTTCATAATCAATATATAATACATTAAGAAAAATGTCAAGGAAGGAAGTGGATTTATTATATAAAATGCGGGGTATCTGTATGCAAGGTATAATTCCACAGTTTTGCAGCAACATAGGTTCGGTTGCAGATGAAAATCACTTTGGTATTTTCCCCATACGCTTCCTCTCCTTTATACTGCTCTTTATTTCGCATTCCTGTTAAACTGCAAGGCTTGCTTGGGACAACGCTCGACACAGCGGTCACATTTGAGGCAATCACTATGGCTAAAGCCTTCGGTACTGCCTTTTGCCGTATAAGGCGCTAGTTGCATCGGGCAGGCTTTCGTACAAAGCTTGCAATTGATACAGGAATTTTCCACTATTAACGGAAATGATTTTTTTCGCTGGCTAATCCAGCTAGCCAGTGTTCCCATCGGGCAAAAAGAACACCAAGCCCGCTGGTGATAAACCAGCCCTAAAACAACACCCACTATAGTCGTAATCAAAATGATCTGCACAAACACCCTGCCCACGGCTGCCCAATCTTCCCAGGCATAAACCATTTGCACTGTAAAGACAGAGATAATGAATAAAACCATAAACGCGCGAAAGGCGGTATGGGAAAAGGGCGCGGGAATTTTCCGTTTTGGCGATAGCTTGGCCAGAACATGATCGTAGAAGCTGCCCCGCGGGCAGTAATTGCCGCACCAGTACCGTCCCCGAAACGGGGCAACGGCAACAGGCGCAATCATACAAGTCAAAGCAATGATGCCGATTGCAGGGTAAACCAGCCCGACGCCTAAAAAGGCTAATAAAATCCAAAATAAATAAGGCCGAATACGTTTTCTCATAAAAGTTCCTCCTTTTTATTGCCCCCCCCGGTAGGGATGGGATAATATCATTATAAATCATAGTAATCCGGTGAGCAATAGGTGATCGACCACAAACTAAAAAAGACGTATCAACGTCCCTTTTGAGGAAATAGCTCACAAACGCTATCGTCAAATCGTAT
This window of the Methylomusa anaerophila genome carries:
- a CDS encoding ABC transporter ATP-binding protein; amino-acid sequence: MQVSAELLAIKNLTVCFDKIPVLREINLTLLPNQIMAVIGESGAGKTTLGLSILGLTGGQAGGEIYWSGQNLLTLSEPELRHIRGKQIAMVFQNTDNYLHPLYSIVEQVAEAILVHENITPASATERAWEVISNIGLNERQGKSFPHELSGGEKQRALIAMALVNQPQILILDEPTASLDPLTKQEILTLLKRVTAEIATILITHDLTTAAELADSVTVLYGGRVVETGPIAVVMDNPRHPYTRGLLRSFPNMTTVKDLQGIPGQMEHGVSGCPFHPRCTQHLPVCLTVVPQLKLDSSRLLACHRGGIVPLLEVAGLTKIFGNRKVVDNLSLTLYEGETLALVGESGSGKTTVAKSIMGLLTAEAGRIALDGQIVACHDSWFYQQVQMVFQNPKEALSHRLNVLQAIKEPLDIQRRGSEKERLTLVKLLLAEVELPASDEFLRKYPHQLSGGEAQRVVIARALALSPKILIADEPTSALDASVQAKIVKLLLNLQDKRGLAVLFITHDIALARKISDRLAIMKNGSIVEQGFTHKIINQPENNYTKSLLHAAAHLA
- a CDS encoding ABC transporter permease, which codes for MHIRYNRELFHNRFGQIGLCILTLVILAATLAPFLTQFRPSAYTGDIFHPPSAKYWLGTNDVGQDIWSQLVYGARTSLLVAAGAAFLSAALSLLIGGTSAMFGGVYEEFCLRFIDILLVIPPVILMILTAAYLKPNILLLILLLATFVWPSGARIIRAQTLSLKSRMSYAAARTFGANWRYLLLRHILLDLGPILIAIIINNARRAIFMEAGLSFLGVSDPALISWGKMIQQALPFIYLDVWQWCLLPAGLAVSLTITGLVFTGYTFETVFNPRLRMEKR
- a CDS encoding ABC transporter permease, which produces MPNAKITTNYLIALCIIFVLNFLLPRLLPGDPLHAIYGDEALTNMTPELQAELIQHFSLDRSLDEQFAAYILSLARADLGYSYFYNAPVTGLIAGFLPWTVLLAGSALILSTLAGIILGIESGYRRNSSLDRYFLGGIMIFSGLPNFFFGIILLLTFSVSLRLLPLSGAMTPYSGYTGPAIALDILHHLVLPLTSLVMVHLTATYLLTRNTMVTVMGEAFIRTARAKGCPDYSLRYRHAGRCALLPVVTATGLNFGHLISSVLLIEVVFVYPGMGTLLYKALMTRDYPLLQGILLLITIIVLIINYLTDFLYARLDPRTQS
- a CDS encoding ABC transporter substrate-binding protein, whose product is MNYQRQTILVFICLIAFSFLVQGCGNQQPNNTASTGADNLIFTVADPTGDYGFPSPFTHYARGPGYVRMSLIFDTLVWKDDQGYIPALAATWDYNQDEISYIFHLQKNATWHDGQKFTAKDVVFTYEYLKIHPYQTTDTSMIKQIEALNEYEVKFYLHGPYAPFLDVIAGTVPILPEHIWKNVNDPVHFQQKEALIGAGPFKAIDYSKEHGSYLYEAYDGYYQGKPKFRRIKMVKMNMEMAAAALKQGQVDMAQVPAELVKPLAQTGLKILTMPHDWVAKLVINHRQEPFNNKEFRQALADAIDRSSLIETTLRGQGLAASPGLVPSDNDWFNPSLKDLYSYDPAKAQNILSSLGYAKNGPYLEKNGVPLEVELLVGNGGIIGYPGERQGEFVKSQLEKIGIKVSLRTLESKTLDSRLNDWKFELALNGHGGLGADPDYLTKNIIGKGFNSARFQANETLAALLSKQVAVMDIIARRQLIDQVQAAYASEVPALPLYYPTWYYAYNPKTTLFFTKQGIGSGVPMPLNKLSFIK
- a CDS encoding DUF134 domain-containing protein; its protein translation is MSRPFKEKTVRLLPPISDFKPAGIPMRQMETVILTIDEMEAIRLADVEKLSQAAAAEQMGVSGSTFNRVLMRAHQKVGIALWQGKALRIEGGNFRVSHSCHNKLRHFICQNCGNEWAIPYGNGQRGSDLICPLCSSADVMRKE
- a CDS encoding iron-sulfur cluster carrier protein MrpORP codes for the protein MSCNSSDQEFELQSQKINRFLENVDHKLVVMSGKGGVGKSTVATNLAVFLSKQGYKVGLLDVDVHGPSIAGLLGLTGLRMNTVNNQIQPYLYTENLKVLSIQGLLEYPDDPLIWRGPVKIGIIRQFLADVNWGPLDYLIIDSPPGTGDEPLTVAQTVTGCQAVIVTTPQEIALADVRKSIQFCQRVNMPILGIIENMSGFVCPGCGSLHAIFKSGGGEKTASDWGISFLGRLPIDPGVVTAGDAGQTMDSLASHTKEEMQRIVDRIIHQRPNKQKGVDSTMKIAIPLAGGKLCAHFGHCEQFAIITVSNGKITNHETLNPPPHAPGIIPNWVADQGCTDILVGGMGEAAQAIFRQRGIKVLCGAPSDTPENLAALYLRGELTDAGNACDHDHEGHSCHH
- a CDS encoding NifB/NifX family molybdenum-iron cluster-binding protein, encoding MKIAITSHGDVRQAAVDSRFGRAAYFMVYDQENGAWESFPNTQNLEAAHGAGIQSAQTLAKAGAGILITGYVGPKAYKVLTAGKVEMYSSNDTRGTVEDVLAAFLDGKLSPIAAPNALDINK
- a CDS encoding ATP-binding protein codes for the protein MKELVIVSGKGGTGKTSISAALAFLAPQKVLADCDVDAANFHLISSAVIREIHPFTAGFEPHVDAQNCTHCGKCTGLCRFGAITAGIITTPLHCEGCGVCAFNCPEHAIAMHDKKAGQWFVSDTRLGRLIHAEPGMSVENSGKLVSKVRQEAKKIAIAHHLPLIITDGPPGIGCPAIAALSGASLVLAVVEPTLASMHDLQRLWELIRHFQLPMAVCINKSTLNSLNTHTLIAWCSKKKVPVVGNIPYSDVFNTALQAEKTVMDTNNSEVQEKILELWYNLSKLLDINPIDSIISRIFRKINSFGIKKGSEENTL
- a CDS encoding nucleotide-binding protein, with amino-acid sequence MLISIASGKGGTGKTTLALLLAAAHPHITLIDCDVEEPNCHLFLKPEWQTPGQDVAIMVPHIDSDRCNGCGACSAVCLFNAIAVAGGKALLFDELCHSCGGCLLACPSGAIFEDKKRIGTITAGVATPLPNVHLVSGALHVGVPSAVPLIKAVKSKAFLLAGDILLDCPPGTACSMVNAIIDSDFCILVTEPTPFGGHDLELAMNITRLLQLPAGVVINKSDTAAGDESIEALCHNRQIPVLAKIPHSLSLAQQYAAGMIPDEFQAIAAAIWQQLVKERNMGA
- a CDS encoding DUF5320 domain-containing protein, with translation MPRGDGTGPWGTGSMDQMCGNCRGMGIFSGFVRGMRGGFGRGFGRCFGLAGNTATNPEVLKEQAARLEEQAANLRNLASKNRKVE
- a CDS encoding 4Fe-4S binding protein; its protein translation is MRKRIRPYLFWILLAFLGVGLVYPAIGIIALTCMIAPVAVAPFRGRYWCGNYCPRGSFYDHVLAKLSPKRKIPAPFSHTAFRAFMVLFIISVFTVQMVYAWEDWAAVGRVFVQIILITTIVGVVLGLVYHQRAWCSFCPMGTLASWISQRKKSFPLIVENSCINCKLCTKACPMQLAPYTAKGSTEGFSHSDCLKCDRCVERCPKQALQFNRNAK